In the Anolis sagrei isolate rAnoSag1 chromosome 1, rAnoSag1.mat, whole genome shotgun sequence genome, ggtttccaggctgaatggctgtcttctagcagcattttctcctgacatttcgcctgcatagcCCTGCTCgggtcttataataataataaatataatcatgAGGAcgactgtatggccctgttctaaaagcattttctcctgaaatttcgcctgcatctgtggctggcattttcagagggtCATAATAATGACTCTTCTGAAAAGTGCGACTAAGTTCGACTTCCTCTCAAACTCCAGCGCTGGCCATTCTCCCAGTGCGGATAGTTCTGGGATGCAGGAAGAGCTTCCCTCCCTGTGCTCTCCCCTCTGTGGTTGAGGTGGGCAGCTCCTTCCTTCACCCAGCGGCCTTCGCTTCCTGTCCGGCTGacctcccccttccccctccccctcccttccgcGCCTACCTGGGAAGGAGGACTTCCAAAAGTGGGAGCCCTGGCCCTGGTCCTTGGCGCAGTACACCTGCCCGTTCCACCCGTTGGCCAGCGTCCAGGACTGGTAGCCCTCCATGGAGATGTAGGCCTCGTGGCGGGGTTCCCcggccgctgccgccgccgccgcggaCCCGAAGGTGGAGACCACGTCCAGGTATCCCGCGGGCACGTGCTGGTAGGGCcctccggcggcggcggcggcagcagcggcggcggcatAGCCCTGGTAGAAGGAGACCTCCTTGGCCCGGGTGGAGGCCTCTCCGACGCCCCCCACGCCCACTCCGCCGCCTCCCACGGCCGCCGCTCCAGCCCCTCCGGCGCCCAGCCCGGCCACGTCCATGTACTTCTCCACGGGGAAGGCGGCGGCGTGTGGGGAGGCCTTGAGCGCGGCGTTCTGTTGCAGCCCGACCCCGTGGGCCATGCGGCAGCTGTAGTAGCCGTTGCCGAAGGGGTGGTAGCCCGGGTGGTAGCCCAgagcggcggcggcagcagcggcagcggTGGCCGTGGCGGAGGGAGGGGGCGCCGCCGTCGAGGGCCCGCTGCTGCCGCCGCTGCAGTCCTTGGAAGAAGGCGCCTCCGAGGAGGACGAGGACGAGCGAGCCCCGGCCGAACGCTCGTAAAGGAAGCccgaagcggaggaggaggaggaagcccccGGGCGGTTCGGCGGCGTGCTCCCGAAGGCCGGCGGGGAGAGGAAGTTGCGGCAGTGTCCTCCGCCTCCGCTGCTACTcccccctccgcctcctcctgCGTCTCCCCGAAGCGGCTCCATCTCCCAGCCGCCCACTGCTCGGCTCATGCTTCCCGCGCAAAAGGATCCTGttgcttcttctgcttctttggctgctgctgctgctgcttctcctcctcttccccgtcTTGGCCCGGCGGCGGCGGCCCAGCGCCGCTCATGGCGAGCCCTCTGTGGGAAGAAggggccagccagccagccagcagaCAGGCGGGCGGATCAGCGGCCTCCCCTCCTCGCCGCGCTCGCTCGGGATGGTTTATAAAAACGAAGGCCACGTtgggagggagcgagggagggaaggaaggagggagggggcgaggggCAGCAGCGCCTCTGGCTTCGCAGGGAGGCTGGGCGGGGCCCCATTGGACGGCGGCGCCCACGTGACCCTGGCCCGGCCACCGGGAAACTGAGCcagtgaggggaggagggagggaaagagagagagagagagagagaagggaagcttccccctccccctccacatCCAAACTTTGTTTAGAAGTGTGCAGCTCCACTCCTCCCATCCGTAgacttcttttcctttcaaagaaaaaggggaataaaggaaggaggggaagggggagagaacaAAGCTGCATGTATATGTCTCTCTGTGTATTAATACATATAtacctacatacacacatattttagagatagagagatataaTGTGCATGAATaaatatagacatatacattatatagagagagatagagatagatacagTGTGCATGAATaaatatagacatatacattatatatactaGAAATGGAGATATATagtgtgtataaataaatatgtacatgTACATTATATATACTAAAGATAGATATCGTGTGCATGAATaaatatagacatatacattatatatactagagatagagacagagagatatagtgtatatgaataaatatgtacatatatattatatatactagaGATGGAGATAGGGAGATATAGtgcatatgaatatatatatatatatatatacacaacatacattatatatacatatagtatatgtgtgtgtatacacacatatttgGATCACAGTGCGTATGCACAtaaatatgtatgcatataaatatatagtgtgtatgaataaatatattcatatattatatacattatatatgcatgcatatagtatgtgtgtatgcatataggtgtgtgtgtatacatacataatgtatgcatgtgtgtgtatgcatacattATGCATAAACACACTGTGATCCATTGGTTTGTTTGCTTGGGCCCACTCAGCTACTCAACCTCTTTGGGTcgccttgtggagagaaaaagcaggtataaataaacataataataaacataataataacaatctcctcactgggtgactttgggtgagCCATACAAtctcagccctagaaaacccCAAATTGGGTCGCCATAATTAGGGAAAGGGCAGGAAGGCACAGCAcaagtctctgtgtgtgtgtttgttgttgtgtgctttcatttcctgAGTCAAGGTGAAGCTACTCTAGATTTTCTTGAcggaatttgttcagagggggtttggcctccacctccctctgaggctgagagcgtGTGACTCCTTTAAGGTCACCCCGCTGTCGATTTCCACGACCGAGCGCAGACGTTTTGGCCAATACTCAGGCCCCTGCCCCAGGCTGGCTCTCCCAGGGTCATGCCCCTCCTCCAGTGGTCTTGGTCAGTAGAAGGGACATCAATCTTGAACCAGCTCTTGAGGAGAAGCTTGGGATCCCAGTGACAGACAGGCGGACAGGCCAGGAGGGCGGATGCGAAGACAACCACCTTTCATCCCCGGTAAGGACCTGAGAAGAGTGAGGTTGGAAGTGGAGAACAGACAGAGGCATTTTCTTACCGCTGCTACTGCTCTAAGGATGGGATAAGAACTGGGGAGTGACTGAGATGAGAAACTTGAACATTCAATACATTTTTTTTGGCGTGGAAAGAGGTTTATTTCCTGCGGCCTGAGGACATTGGAAATCATAAagatcgtcatcatcatcattcccatCCAAACAATGCCACGCTCGTCCATTGCGGACTTTCCAAAGCCTCTCTTCTCGAAATGGGAGGAATGTTGAAACTGTCGTTTCTGCCACCCATTTCCATCCCGACCTCAAGCCTAGTTTTGGGCGAAATAAGGTCCGGGAGATATCCCTCTGCCCACGCGAGTCCCGAGATGCAGATACTGAAGGACACGGAGACGCCTTTCTTTCTGTTCATTGCTCTTAAATAAGTTCGTCCAACGCCTAGGAAGATATGAAAGACGTataggaaaagggaaaggggtggtggtggtctGGACAGATGTTATAACACCCGATCCTTGCAATGATTAATTAATACCTGCTTGCCATTCCCGAAGGGATAAAAAGGTaggttctttcttttttctgtcaCAAATTTTAGCCGCCCCGGAGCTTCCCATGTTCTCTTCCCCTGCCAGATCCCAAATACATTCCTTAAGTGGATCACAGGGTGGAGCTTTCAGACGGGAAACTATTCTGGCACTTGCAGGTAGTGGCTGGCACCCcggagaaaagagaaagggacaTAAAGGGAGAGCTCTAGATTTCTACCACGTGGATTAAGGACatttagggctcttccagacaggccctacatcccaggatctaggatgtcccagattatctggcagtgtgaattcatataatccagtttaaagcagaaaacctgggatcaggtcctgggatatagggcatgccTGGAAGGGACTTTAAATATCCCTTTTACCcagtgcccttccacactgccatataacccaggatattaaggcagaaaatcccacaatatctgctttgaactgggttatttgagtccacactgctttgAATATTCCAGTTTAgagcagagaatgtgggattttattcagctatgtggaagggccccccagaaaataaggttggatatccactgccaaataatgcagtattACATGGCCAGTATAGACTGATGCAGTTCGAATGGCATTATTTGGCAGGTTAGACCCAGCCTAAGCCTCTCTTCCTAGATCCATTTCTATCAGCCTTCAAAGAAAACTGACCCTCTTCCGTGGTGTTTTACTGTCTTACGATAAGACTTACAGTGGAAAGaaacaaagggggaaaggaagaagagggagacctCTGAATAAAGgagttttttccccaaactacatgcTCATACCTTACTAAAACTCCGCCAAACTAGAGTCACCTAAGAGTCCCATTTTCCCAAATGGCTGGTGGCTTTGTGGAGGTATTGAGAAGCTAGGTGGGGCCTCCTCTCGAAAGGGAAGCCGAAGACACTTGTAAAAGAATTCGTAGCAAATTCGGGATCGGATCCAGGACCCAGACTCCTGCTCTGGACACTGAGAAGTTGCTGCCCAATAGAAGCAAcctgccccttccctcccccaTCCCCCCAAGGCCTTGAAAGAGAAGAGATTggcaaaggaaaagggagaaggggaaagaaacaaAACCTGTCACTGGGGAAGGGTCCTGGTTTGCGGTCTTCCTGGGAAGAGAGAAGAATGGAAAAGCCCTGCCAAGGGGCCGGGCCGAGGAGAGACGCCAATGACTGGCTACTTTTTCtcccaggatgcatctacagtgtagaatggatgcggtttgataccacttgaactgccaaggctcacTGCTATgctagtttggtgaggtacaagccctctttggcaaagaaggccaaagaccCTGTCAAACCAAAtactcccatgattcaatagaATGGCAGTTAAGTGGGGTCAGGCTGCATTCATTGAACagggtagagcaggcatgggccaacttgggccctcctagtgttttggacttcaactcccacaattcttaacagcctcaggcaggcatgtagcggggggggggggctcggggggcttcagccccccccccgaaattttcatggtgtttctcgaaaaggccttattggtgcattatttaaactgttatgtttattcatatcatgatctgatcaccatactcaatatatcccatatgcatgggggtattggggtaatgatacaaaaggtttgctaggctagaccctctttcactcagactcagccccccccccgaaactcagccccccccccgaaaccccccctgaaaaaaaattcaccccccccaaacgaaatcctggctacgggcctggcctcaggccccttccttccagcttaagcggctgaggggggaaaggaaagggtccgaggctgttaggaattgtgggag is a window encoding:
- the HOXD13 gene encoding homeobox protein Hox-D13 is translated as MSRAVGGWEMEPLRGDAGGGGGGSSSGGGGHCRNFLSPPAFGSTPPNRPGASSSSSASGFLYERSAGARSSSSSSEAPSSKDCSGGSSGPSTAAPPPSATATAAAAAAAALGYHPGYHPFGNGYYSCRMAHGVGLQQNAALKASPHAAAFPVEKYMDVAGLGAGGAGAAAVGGGGVGVGGVGEASTRAKEVSFYQGYAAAAAAAAAAGGPYQHVPAGYLDVVSTFGSAAAAAAAGEPRHEAYISMEGYQSWTLANGWNGQVYCAKDQGQGSHFWKSSFPGDVALNQPEMCVYRRGRKKRVPYTKLQLKELESEYALNKFINKDKRRRISAATNLSERQVTIWFQNRRVKDKKIVSKLKDNVS